In the genome of Deltaproteobacteria bacterium, the window GCTGAATGTTCTCCCGGAATACCGTATTTCCGCAGCAACCCGCTCATGAGCCGGGGATCAGGCTTACTGAACGAGTTGCTGTCCATGCAGACAATCTCGTCGAACCGGTGATGGATATTGAGACGTTTCATCATGGGGATCGTAAATTTCTCTATTTTGTTGGTGACAACGACACGGCTGACCCCTGCAAAGTGATCGAGGACCTCGGTAACTCCGGGATACAGGGTGGTCGTGTCGAGCATGTGCTCACTATAATAGGTCATGAAACGGTCCAGTGCGTCCTCGAACCTGTCGGCATTGTTCCTGCCGAGAGACCGTTTGATCAACAGCCTGACGCCGTCTCCGATATACGTGATTACCCGCTCCGGTGCAAGTATCTCAGCGTTCACAGCGGCAAGGGCATGGTTCACCGCCGCGGCGAGGTCCTTTCCGGAATCGACCAGAGTCCCGTCAAAATCAAAAACCATGAGAGCAATCTTGTGCATGATCTCCTTTAAAACCGCCTTTTTCACCGTTCCTGTATGGAAACATATAATACTTGCCGGGCAAATTACAAGGCGCAATGGAATGCGTGATATAGGATTGACATTTTCTTCGTTCGATGGTAGTGACGGTTTCGACAATCCGCCTGGATCCGGGAACGGACTGGGACGGAACGGTATGAAAGACTGTTCGATGGCACAGAACCCTTCCGTCTCCGGCGGGAGGGTTTTTTATTACAGCCGGGGGTGTATCATGGAAAAAGAATCCATCGCCATCATCGGCGTCGGAAAG includes:
- a CDS encoding HAD-IA family hydrolase, whose amino-acid sequence is MHKIALMVFDFDGTLVDSGKDLAAAVNHALAAVNAEILAPERVITYIGDGVRLLIKRSLGRNNADRFEDALDRFMTYYSEHMLDTTTLYPGVTEVLDHFAGVSRVVVTNKIEKFTIPMMKRLNIHHRFDEIVCMDSNSFSKPDPRLMSGLLRKYGIPGEHSAVVGDGTHDIQMAKSAHAWSCALTQGFTGRERLLEMNPDYCCDDIRDVMNIFY